From Candidatus Poribacteria bacterium, one genomic window encodes:
- a CDS encoding ABC transporter ATP-binding protein, which produces MISIRNVTKNFGGNSVLNGLSLEIPRGETLVIMGQSGCGKSVLLKIITGLMAADSGEIWFDGTEISNLKGKKINILRRKIGMLFQSAALFDSMTVAENVAFMLDQHTDLDKREMREVVDEKLGLVDLKGVQDLRPAELSGGMRKRVGLARALAFDPEVILYDEPTTGLDPVTCTEINQLIKDLHKRLQVTSVVVTHDMHSAFSVATRMAMIHEGKQVAYGRPDEIINIDDPILQQFILFGAPDQILNMENPILKKYLGR; this is translated from the coding sequence ATGATTTCAATTAGGAATGTTACAAAAAATTTTGGCGGCAACAGCGTTTTAAATGGATTGAGTCTTGAAATTCCGCGGGGTGAGACGCTTGTGATTATGGGACAAAGTGGGTGTGGTAAGAGTGTACTCCTCAAAATTATTACTGGACTGATGGCTGCGGATTCCGGTGAAATTTGGTTTGATGGAACCGAAATATCGAACCTAAAAGGCAAAAAGATAAATATCCTCCGCCGAAAGATTGGAATGCTATTTCAGTCTGCTGCACTCTTTGATTCGATGACTGTGGCGGAGAACGTCGCTTTTATGCTCGATCAGCATACAGATCTTGACAAACGAGAGATGCGTGAGGTCGTTGATGAGAAACTCGGTCTTGTTGATTTAAAGGGGGTCCAAGACTTGCGACCCGCTGAATTGAGTGGCGGTATGCGAAAACGGGTTGGACTCGCACGCGCCCTGGCATTTGATCCAGAGGTTATTCTGTACGATGAACCCACGACCGGTCTTGACCCGGTTACCTGTACCGAAATCAATCAACTTATTAAAGATCTCCATAAGAGGTTACAAGTTACTTCCGTTGTGGTTACACATGATATGCACAGTGCCTTCAGTGTCGCGACTCGGATGGCGATGATTCATGAAGGTAAGCAGGTCGCTTATGGTAGACCGGATGAAATTATCAACATCGACGATCCCATTTTGCAACAGTTCATCCTATTTGGAGCACCCGACCAGATTCTTAACATGGAAAATCCCATTTTGAAAAAATATTTGGGGAGGTAG
- a CDS encoding 2-C-methyl-D-erythritol 2,4-cyclodiphosphate synthase: MRIGIGYDVHRLVSDRKLILGGVEISYHLGLLGHSDADVLTHAIVDAILGAAALGDIGTHFPDTDDRYEGMDSLIFLAETAAKVRKCGYQIENVDSTVIAQRPKLAPYILDMRTRLAKTLDIAVEEVNVKATTAEELGVVGEGKAIVAHAIACLSRL; the protein is encoded by the coding sequence ATGCGAATAGGTATTGGTTACGACGTTCATCGATTGGTCTCTGATAGAAAATTGATTCTCGGTGGCGTTGAGATATCATATCATTTGGGATTGTTAGGGCATTCAGATGCAGATGTCCTGACCCACGCGATCGTAGATGCGATTTTAGGAGCAGCCGCACTCGGTGATATTGGCACACATTTTCCTGATACAGATGATCGTTATGAAGGTATGGATAGTCTTATTTTTCTCGCAGAGACCGCGGCAAAGGTCAGAAAATGTGGTTACCAAATTGAAAATGTAGATAGTACAGTTATCGCACAGCGTCCGAAATTGGCACCCTACATTTTGGATATGCGCACAAGACTTGCCAAGACGCTTGATATTGCCGTAGAAGAGGTGAACGTAAAGGCTACCACAGCGGAAGAACTGGGCGTTGTCGGCGAGGGCAAAGCGATTGTCGCTCACGCTATCGCTTGTCTTTCTCGGTTGTAG
- the dprA gene encoding DNA-processing protein DprA, giving the protein MLSNETISLIHLNLIQGVGLKTVQVLRDVFGSTARAIQAAPDELREIDRLSPAVCDLLIHKPVLYSIERELELIHKYGCHVVTLYDTAYPSHLKEIDTPPFVLYVKGELTPEDALSISLVGSRNAKDYGRKVSYRLSYQLAQRSVTVVSGLARGIDTSAHRGALEAGGRTIAVMGNGLSIVYPATNSHLAEKIEASGALVSEFPMAAKPKPRNFPRRNRIISGLTLGTVVVEASNRSGALITARLAAEQNREVFAVPGEIFSELSTGTHKLINEGAKLINTVDDLLNELPPHVLNQIQPQISAEAPHHDDRDRLTSEPSPVPDMEAVPTQAFSVEKNDTKPVLPQPTPEARQPVSAPPPPDLTPDEKTIFDAIEVPSSHIDTIVRTTQLPIGQVSSVLLMLELKGVIQQLPGKQFTKNNQ; this is encoded by the coding sequence ATGCTGTCTAACGAGACAATCAGTCTAATCCATTTAAATCTAATTCAAGGTGTAGGACTCAAAACCGTTCAAGTCTTACGTGACGTTTTTGGTAGCACTGCGCGAGCAATTCAGGCAGCACCAGACGAACTCAGAGAAATAGATAGGCTTTCGCCAGCGGTCTGTGACCTCTTAATTCACAAGCCTGTTTTGTATTCAATAGAACGTGAGCTTGAATTAATACACAAATATGGTTGTCACGTCGTAACGCTTTATGATACCGCATATCCCTCCCACTTGAAGGAGATTGACACGCCACCATTTGTGCTATATGTAAAAGGGGAACTCACTCCAGAGGACGCACTTAGCATTTCCCTCGTCGGTTCTCGAAACGCGAAGGATTACGGACGAAAGGTGAGTTACCGTTTGAGTTACCAACTCGCGCAGCGGAGCGTAACTGTCGTTAGTGGTTTGGCGAGAGGTATTGATACTTCAGCACATCGTGGCGCACTTGAAGCAGGGGGTAGGACGATTGCGGTCATGGGAAACGGATTGAGCATCGTTTATCCTGCTACCAATAGCCACCTCGCTGAGAAAATTGAAGCATCTGGCGCGTTAGTTTCCGAATTTCCAATGGCAGCCAAACCGAAACCGAGAAACTTCCCACGTCGTAACCGCATCATTAGTGGATTGACGCTCGGAACTGTTGTGGTAGAGGCATCGAATCGTAGTGGCGCGTTGATTACCGCCCGTCTCGCGGCTGAACAGAACAGAGAAGTGTTCGCTGTGCCGGGTGAGATTTTCTCTGAACTTTCAACTGGGACCCATAAGTTAATTAATGAAGGCGCGAAACTCATCAACACTGTAGACGATCTGCTCAATGAACTGCCGCCGCACGTCCTAAACCAAATTCAGCCCCAAATATCAGCGGAGGCACCCCATCACGATGATCGTGATCGCCTGACCTCCGAACCATCGCCAGTGCCAGATATGGAGGCAGTGCCGACACAAGCATTCTCTGTTGAGAAAAACGATACGAAACCTGTGCTCCCGCAACCGACTCCTGAAGCGCGACAACCCGTCTCTGCACCACCTCCACCCGATTTAACGCCAGATGAGAAGACGATTTTCGATGCTATTGAAGTGCCATCATCACATATTGATACCATTGTTCGGACGACACAATTACCGATTGGTCAGGTGTCAAGTGTGCTTTTAATGTTGGAACTTAAAGGTGTTATTCAACAGTTGCCGGGGAAACAGTTTACTAAGAATAATCAATAA
- a CDS encoding MCE family protein has protein sequence MNFWTASVKVGVMVLVAIVFLTILLTNAENWPWATAGDELTFQFRSVNGLYVGAAVYLYGVPIGKVTAIELRPDTDNVHIKAKVKNAFEWLREDCSARISMNGFVGEIYIALDNGPVGNPILKPANLPIVGKDPVNALELLEQTSAGMTQAIELTTAANEVLQANQEAIQLAIKEIREVVALTGKTIEKLSVDSEETVQTLTQLALENDRRFQGTLVKVNNLVTQLEGDSLMVSSQISDITRELLRLLNQNSPKFNTIFTDIRATTSEFRQITQAFRSDFDALATQISALVSQSSRAIETGEANIAPILENLNATTASVAALETSVNRFLNTLNKGKGTVAQLLNTPEPLEDVRRTLQNVDETMSAVTDLSQRTERQLQRFDLPQFGWDYELRYLSLEERLYNELAILLSQGSDARFRLGVGVRDEKIRFEFQYAHDVTDFLRARAGFMHSRVGAGLDLWLWSRRFGVSVEGVGLTSREPELNAEVAFRFFQYGQFLLGVENLTRERRWTTGFRFFGGEW, from the coding sequence ATGAACTTTTGGACAGCTTCCGTAAAAGTCGGTGTAATGGTTCTGGTCGCAATCGTTTTTCTGACAATCCTTCTTACGAATGCTGAGAATTGGCCCTGGGCAACTGCTGGTGATGAACTAACGTTTCAATTCCGTTCTGTTAACGGGCTTTATGTCGGGGCAGCGGTTTACCTCTATGGAGTCCCAATTGGAAAAGTAACGGCTATTGAGCTTCGTCCTGATACTGATAATGTACACATCAAAGCGAAAGTCAAGAACGCATTTGAGTGGTTGAGGGAGGACTGTAGTGCCAGAATTTCTATGAACGGGTTTGTCGGTGAAATTTATATCGCTCTTGACAATGGACCGGTTGGGAACCCGATATTAAAGCCAGCGAACTTGCCGATTGTTGGAAAAGATCCTGTAAATGCCTTGGAACTCCTTGAGCAGACAAGTGCTGGTATGACACAGGCTATTGAACTCACAACAGCTGCGAATGAAGTGCTCCAAGCCAACCAAGAAGCGATTCAACTCGCCATCAAAGAGATTCGAGAAGTCGTCGCACTCACTGGAAAAACTATTGAGAAGTTGAGCGTTGACTCTGAAGAAACGGTACAAACTTTAACACAACTCGCCTTAGAGAACGATAGACGGTTTCAGGGAACCCTCGTAAAGGTAAATAACCTCGTCACACAGTTGGAAGGCGATTCCCTGATGGTGAGCAGTCAAATAAGTGACATTACGCGTGAACTCTTGAGGCTTCTGAATCAGAATTCACCGAAGTTCAACACTATTTTCACCGATATTCGCGCAACAACATCAGAATTTCGGCAGATAACACAAGCTTTTCGATCGGATTTCGACGCGTTAGCAACACAGATTTCTGCCCTCGTTTCGCAAAGTAGTCGTGCTATTGAAACAGGAGAAGCCAATATCGCACCAATATTAGAAAATCTAAATGCAACGACTGCTTCGGTCGCCGCACTTGAAACGAGCGTCAATCGTTTTCTGAACACGCTTAACAAAGGGAAGGGGACCGTTGCCCAATTGCTGAACACACCGGAACCACTTGAAGATGTCCGCCGAACCTTACAAAATGTCGATGAAACCATGAGTGCGGTGACGGACCTTTCTCAAAGAACTGAGAGGCAGTTGCAGCGCTTTGATCTACCCCAGTTTGGTTGGGATTATGAACTCCGTTATCTCAGCCTTGAAGAGCGACTCTACAACGAGTTGGCAATTTTGCTCTCTCAAGGATCTGATGCACGCTTTAGACTCGGGGTGGGTGTTCGGGACGAGAAGATTCGGTTTGAGTTTCAGTATGCACATGATGTAACAGATTTTCTTCGGGCGCGCGCTGGGTTTATGCATTCCAGAGTCGGCGCGGGACTCGATTTGTGGTTGTGGTCCCGACGTTTCGGTGTCAGCGTTGAAGGTGTAGGGTTAACAAGCAGGGAACCAGAGTTGAACGCCGAAGTGGCGTTCCGGTTCTTCCAGTATGGACAATTTCTATTGGGCGTAGAGAACTTGACCCGTGAACGACGTTGGACAACAGGATTTCGCTTTTTTGGTGGTGAGTGGTAG
- a CDS encoding ABC transporter permease — protein sequence MEQQSTLQEARGGFPDLVKVRLHNVLAEIGRAFTLFFQTLIQIFRPPFQFDLLVKQLLLIGFNSLTVVIVSGFFTGMVLGVQGYIQLKPYAVEGSVARFVCVSVVKELGPMITAFVLAGRIGASITAELSTMKVTEQIDALEVMGTNPVKYLVVPRFLACSIMLPTLTIYSTFAGIGGGFVAVVTLFDVNGSFFLLEVQKNLFVGSVLISLIKATSFGMAIAAVGCYKGFSISTAGGAEGVGIATTGSAVISLIAILVLDFVLNHILFNILGMV from the coding sequence ATGGAGCAGCAGTCCACTTTACAAGAAGCCCGTGGGGGTTTCCCTGATTTGGTTAAGGTTCGGTTGCACAACGTGCTTGCCGAGATAGGGCGAGCCTTTACACTCTTTTTCCAAACCCTTATCCAAATTTTCCGTCCTCCCTTTCAGTTTGATCTGTTAGTTAAGCAGTTGTTGTTGATCGGCTTTAATTCTTTAACAGTTGTCATTGTTTCTGGATTTTTCACGGGAATGGTCTTGGGGGTTCAGGGATACATTCAGCTCAAACCTTATGCAGTGGAAGGCTCGGTGGCGAGATTCGTCTGTGTCTCAGTCGTGAAAGAGCTCGGTCCGATGATTACCGCATTTGTGCTTGCCGGGCGTATCGGGGCATCAATTACTGCTGAGCTTTCAACAATGAAGGTTACGGAGCAAATTGACGCACTGGAGGTGATGGGCACAAATCCTGTCAAGTATCTGGTTGTGCCGCGTTTTCTCGCGTGTTCTATCATGTTACCGACGCTTACTATCTATTCGACATTTGCAGGCATCGGTGGTGGTTTTGTCGCTGTTGTTACGCTATTCGATGTAAATGGCTCCTTTTTTCTCTTAGAAGTACAGAAGAATCTTTTTGTTGGAAGCGTTCTCATTAGTTTGATTAAAGCAACCTCTTTTGGAATGGCGATTGCTGCAGTCGGTTGCTACAAGGGGTTTAGTATCTCGACGGCGGGTGGAGCAGAGGGGGTTGGAATTGCGACAACTGGCTCTGCTGTAATCTCTCTTATTGCAATTCTCGTTTTAGATTTTGTCTTGAATCATATACTCTTTAACATTTTGGGGATGGTATAA
- the cysS gene encoding cysteine--tRNA ligase: MKIYNSLSRQLEDFVPLNPEQVSIYSCGPTVYDYIHMGNARTALITDIIRRYLVYRGYKVKLVQNLTDIDDKIINRAAELGVSAKQLAHQNGEAFFEDSQRLGIHPADVHPKATEHIPEMISLIQTLVDKGAAYVIDGSVYYRVNQFAEYGKLSHRKPEDLLAGARVEIDERKEDPRDFDMWKAAKPGEPSWESPWGKGRPGWHIECSAMAMKHLGETIDIHAGGEDLQFPHHENEIAQSELATGRTFARYWMHVAFLKIDGKRMGKSEQNFILLRDALDHYPTEVIRHFLISAHYRHPLDYNPESLAKSEGALRRLNNCLDALKKYNGQFDVSETETSPLQDAIQTMKSKFTDAMDTDFNTAQALGAIFTLVAEVNRSLATSDGAAAPVFAQAYEVLTETCEVLGIYNMDVQDDGNVEQRDQLIDLLLEVRQEARSRKDWDTSDKIRDRLKELNIEIQDTREGATWRIIS, translated from the coding sequence ATGAAGATTTATAACTCGCTGAGCCGACAATTAGAGGATTTTGTCCCGCTAAATCCCGAGCAGGTATCTATTTACAGTTGCGGTCCGACTGTTTACGATTATATTCATATGGGCAACGCACGGACTGCTTTAATAACAGATATTATTCGACGCTATCTGGTGTATAGAGGGTACAAAGTCAAACTGGTTCAAAATTTGACGGATATTGATGACAAGATTATCAATCGTGCGGCAGAGTTAGGTGTGAGTGCCAAGCAACTTGCACATCAGAATGGCGAAGCATTCTTTGAGGATTCCCAACGCCTCGGTATCCATCCTGCAGATGTTCACCCGAAAGCAACCGAACACATCCCGGAGATGATAAGTCTAATTCAGACCTTAGTTGATAAAGGTGCGGCTTATGTCATTGATGGAAGTGTATATTATCGCGTGAATCAATTTGCTGAATATGGGAAACTGTCCCATCGGAAACCGGAGGATCTCCTCGCGGGGGCACGTGTTGAAATTGATGAGCGGAAGGAGGATCCGCGGGATTTTGATATGTGGAAAGCCGCGAAGCCGGGTGAGCCTTCTTGGGAGAGCCCTTGGGGTAAAGGCAGACCCGGATGGCATATAGAATGTTCTGCCATGGCGATGAAACACCTCGGTGAGACAATTGATATTCACGCAGGTGGCGAAGATTTACAGTTCCCGCACCACGAAAATGAGATAGCACAGAGCGAATTGGCAACAGGACGCACCTTCGCACGTTACTGGATGCACGTTGCTTTTTTGAAAATTGATGGCAAACGAATGGGCAAATCCGAACAGAATTTTATCCTGCTACGAGACGCTCTCGACCATTATCCCACTGAAGTGATTCGGCATTTCCTGATTTCGGCACATTACCGGCACCCACTCGACTACAATCCAGAGAGTTTGGCAAAATCGGAAGGCGCGCTCAGGCGTTTGAACAACTGTTTGGACGCGTTGAAAAAGTATAACGGACAGTTTGATGTGAGCGAAACCGAGACCTCACCGCTTCAGGACGCGATCCAGACGATGAAGTCGAAATTTACAGACGCAATGGATACAGACTTCAATACCGCACAAGCACTCGGTGCTATTTTCACGCTTGTTGCCGAAGTCAACAGGTCGCTTGCGACTTCTGATGGAGCAGCTGCCCCCGTTTTCGCACAAGCCTACGAAGTGTTGACTGAAACCTGTGAAGTGCTCGGAATTTACAATATGGATGTCCAAGATGACGGCAACGTGGAGCAACGCGACCAGCTCATTGACCTGCTATTGGAGGTTCGACAGGAGGCTCGAAGTCGCAAAGACTGGGATACATCTGATAAAATTCGGGACAGACTTAAAGAACTCAACATTGAAATCCAGGACACCCGTGAGGGGGCTACTTGGAGAATCATTTCATAA
- a CDS encoding DUF2283 domain-containing protein, with protein MGTNLTFQYDRDADILYVNTCPPYPEQESEELADEIVARFNPDTGDVENLEVLFFSMRLLRDELFNLPISARLQLNEES; from the coding sequence ATGGGAACAAACCTGACTTTTCAATATGACAGAGATGCTGATATTTTGTATGTAAACACTTGCCCTCCGTATCCAGAACAGGAAAGCGAGGAGCTTGCTGACGAAATCGTCGCGCGTTTTAACCCAGACACAGGGGATGTTGAAAACCTTGAAGTTTTATTTTTCTCCATGCGGTTGCTGCGCGATGAACTCTTTAATTTACCGATTTCCGCCCGTTTGCAGTTAAACGAAGAATCATGA
- the radA gene encoding DNA repair protein RadA, which translates to MARERRKFVCQECGYTTPKTLGRCPTCRSWQSFAEEVETLTTPSKHRDIGQMSREPEPISQVTASEVERHLTGMSEFDRVLGGGIVPGSVVLIGGDPGIGKSTLLLQASDALSRNYGDVLYVSGEESVSQTKLRATRLGVASDTLYVLCENNLEQIEKYIEEREPKVVIVDSIQTVYLSSIPSAPGSVTQIRECAGHLLICAKNRNIPVFLVGHVTKEGALAGPRVLEHMVDTVLYFEGEQHHIYRILRAIKNRFGSTNEIGIFEMQSTGLVDVMNPSELFLSNREEEVSGSVVVSSIEGTRPLLMEVQALVVPTHYGNPRNTAAGVDRHRIALLIAVLNKRVGINVGDSDVFINITGGLRIDEPGIDLGVMMAISSSHRDLPVDRKTVVIGEVGLGGEIRPVTHVERRIREAAKLGFRRVIFPEYNRKSLEIDEEIELVGVSDVYDSIGALL; encoded by the coding sequence ATGGCACGAGAGCGACGCAAATTTGTCTGTCAAGAATGTGGGTATACAACACCGAAGACGCTCGGACGGTGTCCGACTTGTAGAAGTTGGCAGAGTTTCGCCGAAGAGGTGGAAACCCTCACGACGCCATCGAAACATCGTGATATCGGACAAATGTCTCGCGAACCCGAACCCATTTCGCAGGTTACAGCAAGCGAAGTAGAACGACACCTCACGGGAATGTCGGAGTTTGATAGAGTACTCGGTGGCGGGATTGTACCGGGTTCCGTAGTCCTTATCGGCGGAGATCCTGGGATCGGCAAATCTACATTATTACTACAAGCCAGTGATGCATTAAGTCGGAACTATGGGGATGTGCTTTACGTTTCCGGTGAGGAGTCTGTGAGCCAGACGAAGCTCCGTGCGACTCGGCTCGGCGTTGCATCTGATACACTCTATGTGCTGTGCGAAAACAATTTAGAGCAGATTGAAAAGTATATTGAGGAGCGAGAACCGAAAGTTGTCATCGTTGATTCTATACAGACGGTTTATTTGTCAAGTATCCCGTCTGCACCTGGGAGCGTTACTCAGATTCGTGAGTGTGCCGGACATCTCCTAATTTGTGCAAAGAATCGAAATATCCCAGTGTTTCTCGTTGGACATGTGACAAAGGAAGGGGCTCTCGCGGGGCCTCGTGTTTTAGAACACATGGTAGATACTGTGCTCTATTTTGAGGGTGAACAACACCACATTTACCGTATCCTTCGAGCAATCAAAAATCGGTTCGGTTCCACGAATGAGATTGGTATCTTTGAGATGCAGAGCACAGGGCTTGTGGATGTGATGAACCCATCAGAACTCTTTTTAAGCAACAGGGAGGAAGAAGTTTCAGGATCCGTTGTCGTTTCAAGTATAGAGGGTACCCGCCCTTTGCTCATGGAAGTGCAGGCGCTCGTCGTGCCTACACATTATGGAAACCCTCGTAATACAGCAGCCGGAGTGGACAGACACCGAATTGCTTTGCTCATTGCCGTCCTTAATAAGAGGGTCGGGATTAACGTCGGGGATTCTGACGTTTTTATTAACATTACCGGTGGGTTACGCATTGATGAACCCGGGATAGACCTCGGCGTGATGATGGCAATATCCTCAAGCCATCGCGATCTCCCTGTGGATCGGAAGACAGTTGTGATTGGGGAGGTTGGGCTTGGTGGTGAAATTCGTCCTGTCACACATGTTGAAAGACGCATCCGAGAAGCCGCGAAGTTAGGCTTCAGACGTGTGATCTTCCCTGAATATAACCGGAAAAGCTTGGAAATCGACGAGGAGATTGAGCTTGTAGGTGTTAGCGACGTATATGACAGTATCGGGGCTTTGCTGTAA
- a CDS encoding PIN domain-containing protein, with protein MKIWGIRLFFIIASAASCYIISRDPIAAIVGFVVALLLVGAEICLRTPSVRSIIASLMGLAVGLLVSIAILPLLSQLDDNLKIVMVLSLGYVGMMCGYYLSTTLDLSQLLESNKSTRPGDSRAVHAASNFKILDTSVIIDGRILEICQTKFIEGTLVIPRFVLNELQHIADSTEPLRRNKGRRGFDILRALQNNPAIDVEISEEEVPHLPEVDAKLVHLAQQQGATIITNDLNLNKVAELQSVKVLNINELSNAVRPVVIAGEVIQVLLLKEGKEPNQGVGYLDDGTMVIVEDGKPYIGSALNVEVTQMLRTSAGQMIFTRIKEHEVDTDEQKGVRSYPRSW; from the coding sequence ATGAAAATTTGGGGAATCCGTCTCTTTTTCATAATTGCAAGTGCGGCAAGCTGCTATATCATTTCCAGAGACCCAATTGCAGCGATTGTCGGATTTGTTGTTGCTCTTCTGCTTGTTGGAGCAGAAATTTGTCTGCGTACACCCAGTGTGCGTAGTATCATTGCAAGTCTGATGGGGCTTGCTGTGGGTCTGTTAGTTTCTATTGCCATACTACCTCTGCTTTCACAACTTGATGATAATCTAAAAATAGTGATGGTTCTCAGTCTGGGGTACGTGGGCATGATGTGCGGTTATTATCTCTCTACGACCTTGGATTTAAGCCAGTTACTCGAATCAAACAAGTCCACCCGTCCTGGCGATTCACGCGCGGTTCACGCTGCAAGTAACTTCAAAATTTTAGACACAAGTGTTATTATTGATGGCAGAATTCTTGAGATTTGCCAAACCAAATTTATCGAAGGTACGCTTGTCATTCCACGATTTGTTCTCAATGAGTTGCAACATATTGCGGATTCAACAGAACCGCTCCGCAGAAATAAAGGGCGGCGCGGTTTCGATATTCTCAGAGCACTTCAGAACAACCCAGCGATTGATGTTGAGATCTCAGAGGAAGAAGTGCCGCATTTGCCGGAAGTTGATGCAAAATTAGTTCATCTCGCACAACAACAAGGGGCAACGATTATCACAAACGATTTGAACCTCAACAAAGTCGCTGAATTGCAGAGTGTGAAAGTCCTCAATATCAATGAACTGTCAAATGCTGTCCGTCCTGTCGTCATTGCCGGTGAGGTGATTCAAGTACTTCTCCTCAAAGAAGGCAAGGAACCGAATCAGGGCGTTGGCTATCTTGATGATGGCACTATGGTAATTGTTGAAGATGGGAAGCCTTACATCGGAAGTGCGCTTAACGTTGAAGTTACACAAATGTTACGCACGAGTGCAGGTCAGATGATTTTCACGAGAATAAAAGAACATGAAGTGGACACTGATGAACAGAAAGGTGTGCGCTCTTATCCCCGCAGCTGGTAA
- the ispD gene encoding 2-C-methyl-D-erythritol 4-phosphate cytidylyltransferase, with protein MNRKVCALIPAAGKGTRMAHSVKKPYLKLAQKPILTHTIQQFEQNSAVDAIFVIVDRDDFRQCHDAVLHPYQFTKVQELVEGGETRQMSVYNGIRALSADVDFVIVHDGVRPFVTDEIIFTCLTAADECGAAVAAVPVKDTIKVANQDNLIVETPVRDQLWAVQTPQVFRKSLLKEAHQAAQARQLTATDDASLVEQLGFPVKLVNGSYANLKITTPIDLQVAEVLLSDTTLW; from the coding sequence ATGAACAGAAAGGTGTGCGCTCTTATCCCCGCAGCTGGTAAGGGGACCCGGATGGCGCATTCGGTGAAAAAACCTTACTTAAAATTGGCACAAAAGCCGATTTTGACACATACCATTCAACAGTTCGAGCAAAATAGTGCTGTGGATGCGATTTTCGTCATTGTTGACCGAGATGATTTTCGTCAGTGTCACGATGCCGTGTTACATCCTTACCAATTTACAAAGGTACAGGAACTTGTTGAGGGGGGAGAAACTCGTCAGATGTCCGTCTATAACGGTATACGCGCCCTGTCAGCAGATGTTGATTTCGTGATTGTCCATGACGGCGTGCGTCCTTTTGTGACAGATGAGATCATTTTCACATGTCTCACCGCCGCAGACGAGTGTGGCGCGGCTGTTGCAGCGGTGCCAGTCAAGGATACAATTAAAGTCGCCAACCAAGACAATCTCATTGTTGAAACACCCGTGCGTGATCAACTTTGGGCGGTGCAAACCCCTCAAGTCTTTCGGAAATCTCTTTTAAAGGAGGCGCATCAAGCCGCGCAAGCACGCCAACTTACAGCGACTGATGATGCCTCTCTTGTTGAGCAACTCGGCTTTCCTGTTAAGTTGGTGAACGGAAGTTACGCGAATCTAAAGATAACGACACCCATTGATTTACAAGTCGCTGAAGTGTTGCTCTCAGATACTACCCTTTGGTAA